The Rubrivirga sp. SAORIC476 genome contains a region encoding:
- a CDS encoding enoyl-CoA hydratase/isomerase family protein: protein MLQSHSSGSILTLTLDRPEVRNALSGELVEQLTEALEAAGRDDAVRVVVLTGTGRAFSAGADLAALQGLQTASAEANLADSELLARLFETIYTLPKPVVAKVQGHAIAGGCGLAAVCDVSLVADDVKLGFTETRIGFVPALVAVFVVRKLGEAAARDLLLRGHLIDAAEAERIGLVTRAVPAGDLDVAVDALCRDLATETSASAVALTKRLLADVPSMGLAEGLSYAARLNAFARSTDDCKAGVAAFLGKTDPPWRRDAP from the coding sequence ATGCTCCAGTCCCACTCGTCCGGCTCCATTCTCACGCTGACCCTCGACCGTCCGGAAGTCCGCAACGCCCTTTCGGGCGAGTTGGTCGAACAGTTGACCGAGGCGCTGGAAGCCGCTGGACGCGACGACGCGGTCCGCGTGGTGGTGCTGACGGGCACCGGACGCGCCTTCTCGGCCGGGGCCGACCTCGCGGCGCTCCAGGGGCTCCAGACGGCCAGCGCCGAGGCCAACCTGGCCGACTCGGAACTGCTCGCCCGGCTGTTCGAGACGATCTACACGCTGCCGAAGCCGGTGGTGGCCAAGGTCCAGGGGCACGCCATCGCGGGCGGCTGCGGGCTGGCGGCCGTCTGCGACGTCTCGCTCGTGGCGGACGATGTCAAGCTTGGTTTCACCGAGACGCGCATCGGGTTCGTGCCGGCGCTGGTGGCCGTGTTCGTGGTCCGCAAGCTGGGCGAAGCCGCGGCGCGCGACCTGCTTCTGCGCGGCCACCTCATCGACGCGGCCGAGGCGGAGCGTATCGGCCTCGTCACGCGCGCCGTGCCCGCGGGCGACCTGGACGTGGCGGTGGATGCCCTCTGCCGCGACCTGGCGACCGAGACGAGCGCGAGCGCGGTCGCCCTCACCAAGCGTCTCCTGGCCGACGTGCCCTCGATGGGCCTCGCCGAGGGGCTCAGCTACGCCGCGCGGCTGAACGCCTTCGCGCGCTCCACCGACGACTGCAAGGCAGGCGTCGCGGCCTTCCTCGGGAAGACGGACCCGCCGTGGCGACGCGACGCCCCATGA
- the rpmA gene encoding 50S ribosomal protein L27, whose product MAHKKGVGSSKNGRDSNPNMLGVKSPGGATIHAGTIIVRQRGTKFHPGVNVGRGNDDTLFATATGRVRFQTKRGGRKTVHVDVAEA is encoded by the coding sequence ATGGCACATAAGAAAGGCGTCGGCTCGTCCAAGAACGGCCGCGACTCCAACCCCAACATGCTCGGCGTGAAGTCCCCCGGTGGGGCGACCATCCACGCCGGCACGATCATCGTCCGCCAGCGCGGCACCAAGTTCCACCCCGGCGTCAACGTCGGCCGTGGCAACGACGACACGCTGTTCGCGACCGCGACCGGCCGCGTCCGCTTCCAGACGAAGCGCGGCGGCCGCAAGACGGTCCACGTGGACGTGGCCGAGGCGTAG
- a CDS encoding PAS domain S-box protein — protein sequence MGLFTTSPAERFGPDLLDRLPLGISVYRLEDPADVASFRLIYSNPASAAITGLETSAEVGRRVVEVVPGIGATGILETYRDVLRAGEPRDLGTVVYGDNRIDTATYALQAVPLDAEVLAVVFQNVADRAEVQALQAAQSELGREEARYRSLVEATAAIVWTTPPSGELRLDARQWHAVTGQTPEEAAGWGWVEAIHPEDREATQAAWTHAVATETPYQVEHRLRQADGGYRRMTARATPVRDADGAVAEWVGIHTDIEEQTAAAMALAASEARFRTLFDALDDVVLVYPIGTDGPEPFLAFNQAAVATYGWTADELRTKTVADIMAPGAVDVASALTELRRTRRSTFDSTHITRDGTRLAMSTNARLVEYDGRLCVVALCRDDSDRRQFRRQLARSNRQLESAVADRTAQLEAFAEDLKILHGITTAEHPSPEARFEAYLQAGCQMFELPIGILSATPLDPATGERLYRIEAVVSPDPALEPGLTVPIGEAFCDAVVETGATVTYADAIAEAPDHPACVSRGLRAFIGTPVLVDAEVVGTLNFVSPEARPGGFSASERDLIEVMGQAVGRRIEADRATDAERDARERYRTIVETVDSGVIVVDADLHVIMSNPSARTFLGLSEPGGGEGETDHMADRWPMIDADGQPVTPEALPESEVMRTGTPVRGVIQGVTPPGEPTRWYRVNATPIDQDRDGTPEVVVVSFHDVTDFREMTRSAADAEHRLRSVLDAVSDGIYGLDLEGRTTFVNEAAVALTGWPAAEQMGARQHALIHHRHADGTDYPVETCPIYQTLRDGEPRVCDDEVFWRHDGTPLPVRYSVTPIREQGALTGAMVQFRERPTP from the coding sequence ATGGGACTGTTTACTACGTCGCCCGCCGAGCGCTTCGGACCCGACCTCCTCGACCGCCTGCCGCTCGGCATCTCCGTCTACCGACTGGAGGATCCGGCCGATGTGGCGTCGTTCCGGCTCATCTACAGCAACCCCGCCAGTGCCGCGATCACCGGGCTGGAGACCTCCGCCGAGGTCGGGCGGCGGGTCGTGGAGGTGGTTCCTGGGATCGGGGCGACGGGCATCCTGGAGACCTACCGGGACGTGCTGCGTGCGGGCGAGCCCCGCGACCTCGGGACGGTCGTCTACGGCGACAACCGCATCGATACGGCCACGTACGCCCTGCAAGCCGTGCCGCTCGACGCGGAGGTGCTCGCGGTCGTGTTCCAGAATGTGGCCGACCGGGCCGAGGTTCAGGCTCTCCAGGCGGCCCAGTCTGAGCTCGGCCGCGAGGAGGCGCGGTACCGCTCGCTGGTCGAGGCGACCGCCGCCATCGTCTGGACGACGCCTCCTTCCGGCGAGCTTCGGCTCGACGCCCGCCAGTGGCACGCGGTCACCGGGCAGACCCCCGAGGAGGCCGCGGGCTGGGGCTGGGTCGAGGCCATCCACCCGGAGGACCGCGAGGCCACGCAGGCTGCCTGGACGCACGCCGTCGCGACGGAGACGCCCTACCAGGTCGAGCACCGCCTCCGCCAGGCCGACGGCGGCTACCGCCGCATGACCGCCCGCGCCACCCCGGTCCGGGACGCCGATGGGGCGGTCGCCGAGTGGGTGGGCATCCACACCGACATCGAGGAGCAGACGGCCGCTGCGATGGCGCTGGCCGCCAGCGAGGCGCGCTTCCGGACGCTGTTCGACGCCCTCGACGATGTGGTCCTCGTCTACCCGATCGGGACGGACGGGCCGGAGCCGTTCCTGGCCTTCAACCAGGCGGCCGTCGCCACCTACGGCTGGACGGCCGACGAGCTCCGGACGAAGACCGTCGCCGACATCATGGCTCCTGGTGCCGTGGACGTGGCATCCGCTCTGACGGAGCTCCGGCGGACCCGTCGGTCGACGTTCGACTCGACCCACATCACGCGCGACGGCACGCGGCTGGCGATGTCCACCAACGCCCGCCTCGTCGAGTACGACGGGCGGCTGTGCGTGGTGGCCCTGTGCCGGGATGATTCGGACCGCCGCCAGTTTCGGCGCCAGCTGGCCCGGTCCAACCGACAGCTGGAATCCGCCGTCGCCGACCGGACGGCCCAGTTGGAGGCGTTCGCGGAGGACCTCAAGATCCTCCACGGCATCACGACGGCCGAGCACCCGTCGCCCGAGGCGCGCTTCGAGGCCTACCTCCAGGCCGGGTGCCAGATGTTCGAGCTGCCCATCGGCATCCTGTCCGCGACGCCACTCGACCCTGCGACCGGCGAGCGGCTCTACCGCATCGAGGCCGTCGTCTCGCCCGATCCCGCGCTGGAGCCCGGCCTGACGGTCCCCATCGGCGAGGCGTTCTGCGACGCCGTCGTGGAGACGGGCGCGACGGTGACCTACGCAGATGCCATCGCGGAGGCGCCCGACCACCCGGCCTGCGTCTCACGCGGTCTCCGGGCGTTCATCGGGACGCCGGTGCTGGTGGACGCCGAGGTGGTCGGGACGCTCAACTTCGTGTCTCCAGAGGCTCGTCCGGGCGGCTTCTCGGCGTCCGAGCGGGACCTCATCGAGGTCATGGGGCAGGCTGTCGGCCGCCGCATCGAGGCCGACCGGGCGACCGACGCCGAGCGGGACGCGCGCGAGCGCTACCGCACCATCGTCGAGACGGTGGATTCGGGCGTCATCGTCGTCGACGCCGACCTCCACGTGATCATGTCGAATCCCTCGGCGCGCACGTTCCTCGGTCTCTCGGAACCCGGCGGGGGAGAGGGCGAGACGGACCACATGGCCGACCGGTGGCCGATGATCGACGCCGACGGGCAACCCGTCACCCCGGAGGCGCTCCCGGAGAGCGAGGTGATGCGGACCGGCACGCCGGTTCGCGGGGTCATCCAGGGGGTCACGCCGCCTGGCGAGCCGACCCGCTGGTACCGCGTCAACGCGACGCCCATCGACCAGGACCGCGACGGCACGCCCGAGGTGGTCGTGGTCTCGTTCCACGACGTGACCGACTTCCGCGAGATGACGCGCAGCGCGGCCGACGCCGAGCACCGCCTCCGGTCCGTCCTCGACGCCGTCTCGGACGGCATCTACGGCCTCGATCTGGAGGGGCGGACCACGTTCGTCAACGAGGCCGCGGTCGCGCTCACGGGCTGGCCTGCCGCCGAGCAGATGGGCGCCCGCCAGCACGCGCTGATCCACCACCGCCACGCCGACGGCACGGACTACCCGGTCGAGACCTGCCCCATCTACCAGACGCTGCGAGACGGCGAGCCCCGCGTGTGCGACGATGAGGTGTTCTGGCGTCACGACGGGACGCCGTTGCCGGTGCGCTACAGCGTCACGCCGATCCGCGAGCAGGGCGCGCTGACCGGCGCGATGGTCCAGTTCCGCGAGCGCCCGACCCCATGA
- the nadD gene encoding nicotinate-nucleotide adenylyltransferase — MPLALFGGSFNPPHLAHLAVAEACAEAAGLDRVLWMPAATSPFKQGDPSLAPAETRLRMVQAAIAGNDRFAASDLEVTRNGVSYTVDTVRQLRADGHEDLALVVGGDSLAGFPRWREAEAIARMARLLVYRRPGDAVDLSGLPDWLATAVTIVDGPALDLSSTEIRARIGARRTVRYLVPDAVRAVIEAEGLYR, encoded by the coding sequence ATGCCGCTCGCGCTCTTCGGTGGCTCCTTCAACCCCCCGCACCTCGCGCACCTCGCGGTGGCTGAGGCGTGCGCCGAGGCGGCCGGGCTCGACCGCGTGCTGTGGATGCCCGCCGCCACATCCCCGTTCAAGCAGGGCGACCCGTCGCTGGCACCCGCTGAGACCCGCCTGCGGATGGTCCAGGCCGCCATCGCGGGCAACGACCGGTTCGCGGCCTCCGACCTGGAGGTCACCCGGAACGGCGTCAGCTACACCGTCGATACCGTCCGTCAGCTTCGAGCGGATGGGCACGAGGACCTCGCGTTGGTCGTGGGAGGAGACAGCCTCGCAGGCTTCCCACGGTGGCGAGAGGCCGAGGCCATCGCTCGCATGGCGAGGCTGCTCGTGTACCGCCGCCCCGGCGACGCCGTCGACCTCAGCGGGTTGCCGGACTGGCTGGCGACCGCGGTGACCATCGTGGACGGCCCCGCGCTGGATCTGTCGAGCACCGAGATCCGCGCCCGGATCGGGGCGCGGCGGACGGTCCGCTACCTCGTGCCGGACGCGGTCCGCGCCGTGATCGAGGCGGAGGGGCTGTACCGGTAG
- the sucD gene encoding succinate--CoA ligase subunit alpha gives MSILIDSNTRLVVQGITGKEGSFHAEQMIEYGTNVVAGVTPGKGGSTHLDRPVYNTVRDAVEKEGANTSVIFVPPRFAADAILEAADAGVQTVICITEGIPVQDMIPVKPYVQKKGVTLVGPNCPGLLTPGDSVKVGIMPTMIFTPGTVGVVSRSGTLTYEAVDQLTRAGLGQSTAIGIGGDPIIGTTHLDAIRMFEADPLTEAIVMIGEIGGSAEEEAAQFVKDHVTKPVFGFIAGRTAPPGRRMGHAGAIVSGGAGTAEAKLEAMRAAGITTVESPASIGETVADHFSAVA, from the coding sequence ATGAGCATCCTCATCGATTCGAACACCCGCCTCGTCGTCCAGGGCATCACTGGCAAGGAGGGCTCCTTCCACGCCGAGCAGATGATCGAGTACGGCACCAACGTCGTCGCCGGCGTGACGCCCGGGAAGGGCGGCTCGACCCACCTCGACCGGCCGGTCTACAACACCGTCCGCGACGCCGTCGAGAAGGAGGGCGCCAACACGTCCGTCATCTTCGTCCCGCCGCGCTTCGCCGCCGACGCGATCTTGGAAGCCGCCGACGCGGGCGTCCAGACGGTCATCTGCATCACAGAGGGCATCCCGGTGCAGGACATGATCCCGGTGAAGCCCTACGTCCAGAAGAAGGGTGTCACGCTGGTCGGGCCCAACTGCCCCGGCCTGCTGACCCCGGGCGACTCGGTCAAGGTCGGCATCATGCCGACGATGATCTTCACCCCCGGCACTGTCGGCGTCGTCTCGCGCTCGGGCACGCTCACCTACGAGGCCGTCGATCAGCTCACGCGCGCCGGACTCGGCCAGTCGACCGCCATCGGCATCGGCGGCGACCCCATCATCGGGACGACGCACCTCGATGCGATCCGCATGTTCGAGGCCGACCCGCTCACGGAGGCCATCGTCATGATCGGCGAGATCGGCGGCAGCGCCGAGGAGGAGGCCGCTCAGTTCGTGAAGGACCACGTCACGAAGCCCGTCTTCGGCTTCATCGCGGGCCGCACGGCGCCTCCCGGCCGCCGGATGGGCCACGCCGGCGCCATCGTGTCGGGCGGCGCGGGCACGGCCGAGGCCAAGCTGGAAGCCATGCGTGCGGCGGGCATCACGACCGTCGAGAGCCCCGCTTCGATCGGCGAGACCGTGGCCGACCACTTCAGCGCGGTCGCCTAG
- a CDS encoding TIGR04282 family arsenosugar biosynthesis glycosyltransferase, giving the protein MSRPALIVFAKAPEAGRVKTRLSPALTPADAAALYEAFLRDALDRYARLGAEAGGPAVRLYLAGDPGDLVPDGVSVHPQRGDGLGERMLRAFVETFAAGHDRAIVVGTDHPTLPEAFFGLTFEALDDPLTAVLGPSDDGGYYLLGLNDIVPDLFDMAYSHPDVFEDTLERVMEVDLTPVVLPPHYDVDDVATLRRLIEEWRGGADTGPRTARMLATLTERYDLGP; this is encoded by the coding sequence ATGAGCCGTCCGGCCCTGATCGTGTTCGCCAAGGCGCCCGAGGCGGGGCGGGTCAAGACGCGCCTGTCGCCCGCGCTCACGCCCGCCGATGCGGCGGCGCTCTACGAGGCGTTCCTGCGCGACGCACTCGACCGCTACGCCCGCCTCGGCGCCGAGGCCGGGGGACCTGCGGTGCGGCTCTACCTCGCCGGCGACCCCGGCGACCTCGTGCCCGACGGCGTCAGCGTCCACCCCCAGCGGGGCGACGGGCTGGGCGAGCGGATGCTGCGCGCCTTCGTCGAGACCTTCGCGGCCGGGCACGACCGCGCCATCGTGGTCGGCACCGACCACCCGACGCTGCCGGAGGCCTTTTTCGGGCTCACCTTCGAGGCGCTGGACGACCCGCTGACGGCGGTCCTCGGGCCGAGCGACGACGGCGGCTACTACTTGCTCGGCCTCAACGACATCGTGCCGGACCTCTTCGACATGGCGTACAGCCATCCGGACGTGTTCGAGGACACCCTGGAGCGCGTCATGGAGGTGGACCTCACGCCGGTGGTCCTCCCGCCTCACTACGACGTGGACGACGTGGCGACGCTCCGGCGGCTCATTGAGGAGTGGCGCGGTGGTGCCGATACGGGTCCCCGTACGGCCCGCATGCTCGCAACCCTCACCGAGCGGTACGACCTTGGCCCGTAG
- a CDS encoding HAD family hydrolase: protein MPLPRFIVFDLDDTLLDHRAAEREALADVHRMHEAHLGHHDLGHLQETYHACNVPLWRDFGAGRITSADLKRLRSERLLDALECRTLAPETFNRDYLDRYAAHWRWAEGARAAYHAIADVLPVGVLTNGFSAQQRGKLAALPEIADRAAFVVISEEVGVMKPDPRLFEHVRGEAATALGSEVDASDLLYVGDSYHSDVLGGTGAGWPVAWIRGDAERAPEGAFVFDAWTELMARLEM from the coding sequence ATGCCCCTCCCCCGCTTCATCGTCTTCGACCTGGACGACACGCTGCTCGACCACCGCGCGGCCGAGCGCGAAGCGCTGGCCGACGTCCACCGGATGCACGAGGCCCATCTCGGGCACCACGACCTCGGACACCTCCAGGAGACCTACCACGCCTGCAACGTGCCACTGTGGCGCGACTTCGGAGCCGGGCGCATCACCTCGGCCGACCTGAAGCGGCTGCGAAGCGAGCGCCTGCTGGACGCCCTGGAGTGCCGGACCCTCGCGCCAGAGACGTTCAACCGCGACTACCTCGACCGCTATGCCGCGCACTGGCGTTGGGCCGAGGGCGCCCGCGCAGCCTACCACGCCATCGCCGACGTCCTGCCGGTGGGCGTGTTGACGAACGGGTTCTCGGCGCAGCAGCGGGGCAAGCTGGCGGCGCTCCCCGAGATCGCCGACCGGGCCGCGTTCGTCGTCATCTCCGAGGAGGTCGGCGTGATGAAGCCCGATCCCCGCCTGTTCGAGCACGTCCGCGGCGAAGCGGCGACGGCGCTGGGATCGGAGGTGGACGCGTCCGACCTGCTCTACGTCGGCGACTCGTACCACTCCGACGTGCTGGGGGGCACCGGCGCCGGGTGGCCGGTCGCCTGGATCCGCGGCGACGCCGAGCGCGCCCCCGAGGGCGCATTCGTGTTCGACGCCTGGACGGAGTTGATGGCCCGCCTCGAGATGTGA
- a CDS encoding rhomboid family intramembrane serine protease, which produces MLQELLALPPVTLFMLVMNVAVGAYSLLVDPSLIDRWAFKPFRVVREKEWSRWLTAGFVHVGFMHLLFNMITLFYFGPYVETVVGSGRFLAIYIGSELLANALTYAKYKDAPQYSAVGASGAISGVLFSFCLFEPFSLLYIFFAIPMPAILFAVLYVGLSIYASKREVGRIAHEAHLGGALGGLALTLLLYPAALSIFLSQLGLG; this is translated from the coding sequence GTGCTTCAAGAGCTCCTCGCCCTCCCGCCCGTGACCCTGTTCATGCTCGTCATGAACGTCGCCGTCGGAGCCTACTCGCTTCTCGTCGACCCGTCGCTGATCGACCGGTGGGCGTTCAAGCCGTTCCGGGTCGTCCGCGAGAAGGAGTGGAGCCGGTGGCTGACGGCGGGCTTCGTGCATGTCGGGTTCATGCACCTGCTGTTCAACATGATCACGCTGTTCTACTTCGGACCGTACGTGGAGACCGTCGTGGGCTCGGGACGCTTCCTGGCGATCTACATCGGCTCGGAGCTGCTGGCGAATGCGCTGACGTACGCGAAGTACAAGGACGCGCCGCAGTACTCGGCGGTAGGCGCCTCGGGTGCGATCTCGGGGGTGCTCTTCTCGTTCTGCCTCTTCGAGCCGTTCTCGCTGCTCTACATCTTCTTCGCGATCCCGATGCCCGCCATCCTGTTCGCGGTGCTGTACGTCGGGCTGTCGATCTACGCCTCGAAGCGGGAGGTCGGGCGGATCGCCCACGAAGCCCACCTCGGCGGCGCGCTGGGCGGCCTCGCGCTGACGCTGCTGCTGTACCCGGCGGCGCTGAGCATCTTCCTGAGCCAACTCGGGCTGGGCTAG
- a CDS encoding Hsp20/alpha crystallin family protein produces the protein MTTFPFRPGRDFAILRREMDRLFDDATAGDRSSAQTVWSPRADVAEADDAYFLTLDLPGIDRDALDVTFDDGTLKISGERQHTAERTGARAHRVERAHGRFFRSFVLGTDVDPEAIEATYDDGVLSVRIGKSEARQPRRIEIGSRGARQLHEGDGHTREPEVMEA, from the coding sequence ATGACGACGTTCCCGTTCCGACCCGGCCGCGACTTCGCCATCCTGCGCCGGGAGATGGACCGTCTCTTCGACGACGCCACCGCGGGCGATCGCTCCAGTGCCCAGACGGTCTGGAGCCCCCGGGCCGACGTGGCCGAGGCCGACGACGCCTACTTCCTCACGCTCGACCTGCCGGGCATCGACCGCGACGCCCTCGACGTGACCTTCGACGACGGCACGCTCAAGATCTCCGGCGAGCGCCAGCATACTGCCGAGCGGACCGGCGCCCGCGCCCACCGCGTCGAGCGCGCCCATGGCCGCTTCTTCCGCTCGTTCGTGCTCGGCACCGACGTGGACCCCGAGGCGATCGAGGCGACCTATGACGACGGCGTGCTCTCGGTCCGCATCGGCAAGAGTGAGGCGCGCCAGCCGCGCCGCATCGAGATCGGCTCGCGCGGCGCCCGCCAGCTTCATGAGGGCGACGGCCACACTCGCGAGCCCGAGGTGATGGAGGCGTAG
- a CDS encoding twin-arginine translocase TatA/TatE family subunit: MGSLGPFEIIAILLVVLLLFGAKRIPEIARGLGKGIREFKDATNDIKQELTVDTRPQQRIQPPQGPPAQTQASAPVAEQMAPPSPAPEPPQDSQA, encoded by the coding sequence ATGGGCAGCCTCGGTCCGTTCGAGATCATCGCCATCCTCCTCGTCGTGCTCCTCCTTTTCGGAGCCAAGCGCATCCCTGAGATCGCGCGTGGTCTCGGCAAGGGCATCCGCGAGTTCAAGGACGCCACCAACGACATCAAGCAGGAGCTGACGGTCGACACCCGTCCGCAGCAGCGCATCCAGCCGCCCCAGGGGCCTCCGGCCCAGACGCAGGCGTCCGCCCCGGTCGCCGAGCAGATGGCCCCTCCGTCGCCCGCTCCCGAGCCCCCGCAGGACTCGCAGGCATAG
- the yihA gene encoding ribosome biogenesis GTP-binding protein YihA/YsxC encodes MKVKHAEFALAAPSWEALPHPTAPEVAFVGRSNVGKSSLLNALLGRRQLAKTSGTPGKTQALNFYAVNPNPQGHPDVFLVDLPGYGYAKVSKAQRAQWQQFIGRYVTERAEEGVLKAVVQLVDSRHGMTKMDEELLAIMRESPAPHLIALTKSDKLTATKRQQAVGGIRDYLAPYGLELPTILTSSEKKQGIGELWSWIDTVLV; translated from the coding sequence ATGAAAGTCAAGCACGCTGAATTCGCCCTCGCGGCCCCGTCGTGGGAGGCGCTCCCGCACCCGACGGCGCCCGAGGTGGCGTTCGTGGGGCGCTCCAACGTGGGCAAGAGTTCGCTGCTGAACGCGCTCCTGGGGCGGAGGCAACTCGCCAAGACGTCGGGCACGCCGGGCAAGACGCAGGCGCTCAACTTCTACGCGGTCAACCCCAACCCGCAGGGCCATCCGGACGTGTTTTTAGTCGACCTGCCCGGCTATGGCTACGCGAAGGTCTCGAAGGCGCAGCGGGCGCAGTGGCAGCAGTTCATCGGCCGCTACGTGACCGAGCGGGCCGAGGAGGGAGTCCTGAAGGCGGTCGTGCAACTGGTCGACAGCCGCCACGGGATGACGAAGATGGACGAGGAACTGCTCGCCATCATGCGCGAGAGCCCGGCGCCCCACCTGATCGCGCTCACGAAGTCGGATAAGCTAACGGCCACCAAGCGCCAGCAGGCCGTCGGCGGCATCCGGGACTATCTCGCTCCGTACGGCCTCGAACTGCCGACCATCCTCACGTCGTCGGAGAAGAAGCAGGGCATCGGGGAGCTGTGGAGCTGGATCGACACGGTGCTGGTGTAG
- the fbp gene encoding class 1 fructose-bisphosphatase yields the protein MTFSHNGAAGATLATGGSSFITLEQFIIEREAESPGSKGQFSRLLRDMAVAAKMVERDVRKAGLVDLFGETGEINVQDEEQKKLDVLAHEAFVRALRRGGEVCLIGSEEHAEAIPLLFDDCQGKYVVLFDPLDGSSNIDVNISIGTIFSIYRIPDDHVGKVTIESALQCGRQQVAAGYIVYGSSTILVYTTGNGVNGFTLDPSIGEFLLSHPDITTPDRGNIYSINEGNYNSWEPGLKEYIKWMQQEAPDDAPARPYTTRYIGSFVADFHRNLMKGGVYIYPANTRNPNGKLRLMYEANPMAFIVEQAGGRAETGNGPILDVEPEALHDRCPVYIGSPAMVEDALAFLSGERTSRD from the coding sequence ATGACGTTCTCCCACAATGGCGCCGCTGGGGCGACCCTCGCGACGGGGGGCAGCTCGTTCATCACCCTGGAGCAGTTCATCATCGAGCGCGAGGCGGAGTCGCCCGGGTCGAAGGGCCAGTTCTCGCGTCTGCTGCGCGACATGGCCGTGGCCGCGAAGATGGTCGAGCGGGACGTCCGCAAGGCTGGGCTCGTGGACCTGTTCGGCGAGACCGGCGAGATCAACGTGCAGGACGAGGAGCAGAAGAAGCTCGACGTGCTCGCCCACGAGGCCTTCGTGAGGGCGCTCCGGCGTGGCGGCGAGGTCTGCCTGATCGGCTCCGAGGAGCACGCCGAGGCCATCCCGCTGCTCTTCGACGACTGCCAGGGCAAGTACGTCGTCCTGTTCGACCCGCTCGACGGCTCGTCCAACATCGACGTCAACATCTCCATCGGGACCATCTTCTCGATCTACCGCATCCCCGACGACCACGTCGGCAAGGTGACCATCGAGAGCGCGCTCCAGTGCGGGCGCCAGCAGGTCGCGGCGGGCTACATCGTCTACGGCTCGTCCACCATCCTCGTCTACACGACCGGCAACGGCGTCAACGGCTTCACGCTCGACCCGTCCATCGGCGAGTTCCTGCTCTCGCACCCCGACATCACCACGCCGGACCGCGGCAACATCTACTCCATCAACGAGGGCAACTACAACTCTTGGGAGCCAGGCCTCAAGGAGTACATCAAGTGGATGCAGCAGGAGGCGCCCGACGATGCGCCCGCGCGCCCCTACACGACGCGCTACATCGGCTCCTTCGTGGCCGACTTCCACCGCAACCTGATGAAGGGGGGCGTCTACATCTACCCGGCCAACACCCGCAACCCGAACGGCAAGCTGCGCCTGATGTACGAGGCCAACCCGATGGCCTTCATCGTGGAGCAGGCGGGCGGGCGCGCGGAGACCGGCAACGGGCCGATCCTGGACGTGGAGCCCGAGGCGTTGCACGACCGCTGCCCGGTCTACATCGGCAGCCCGGCGATGGTGGAGGACGCGCTGGCGTTCCTGTCCGGCGAGCGCACCAGCCGCGACTGA
- the rplU gene encoding 50S ribosomal protein L21: MYAIVEIAGKQFKVAEGDRLYVPRLKDDVGADVTFDRVLLTSGDAGVSVGAPTVEGASVSASVLAHVKGDKIIVFKKKRRKGYRVKNGHRQPYTQIKIGSLSVN, encoded by the coding sequence ATGTACGCAATCGTCGAGATCGCCGGCAAGCAGTTCAAGGTCGCCGAGGGCGACCGCCTCTACGTCCCGCGCCTCAAGGACGACGTCGGCGCCGACGTCACGTTCGACCGCGTCCTCCTGACCTCCGGTGACGCCGGCGTCTCCGTTGGCGCGCCGACGGTCGAGGGCGCCTCGGTCTCCGCGTCGGTCCTGGCCCACGTCAAGGGCGACAAGATCATCGTCTTCAAGAAGAAGCGCCGCAAGGGCTACCGTGTCAAGAACGGCCATCGCCAGCCGTACACGCAGATCAAGATCGGCAGCCTGTCGGTCAACTAA